One Chaetodon auriga isolate fChaAug3 chromosome 14, fChaAug3.hap1, whole genome shotgun sequence genomic window carries:
- the rock2a gene encoding rho-associated protein kinase 2 isoform X3 yields the protein MSLGAERRMETRLKRLEDMIRDPRSAVNLESLLDSINALVLDLDYPALRKNKNIETFLNRYEKVIRQTRDLQMKSEDFDRVKVIGRGAFGEVQLVRHKASQKVYAMKLLSKFEMIKRSDSAFFWEERDIMAFANSPWVVQLCCAFQDEHYLYMVMEYMPGGDLVNLTSTYDVPEKWAKFYTAEVVMALDAIHSMGFIHRDVKPDNMLLDRHGHLKLADFGTCMKMDSTGMVHCDTAVGTPDYISPEVLKSQGGDGYYGRECDWWSVGVFIFEMLVGDTPFYADSLVGTYSKIMDHKNSLNFPDDVEISKDAKSIICAFLTDREVRLGRNGVEEIKRHPFFRNDQWTFDTIRDTVAPVVPELSSDIDTSNFDEIEEDKGDVETFPTPKAFVGNQLPFVGFTYFKEDQLLNASNNISVTHDNSKGESAALQKKLRHLEVQLNNEKQVKDETEQKCRAVSSRLDKISKELEEEVSGRKNLESSLRQLEREKALLQHKSLESHRKAESEADRKRCLENEVNSLRDQLDDMKRRNQNSHISNEKNIHLQKQLEEANTLLRAESEAATRLRKTQTESSKQVQQLEANVRELQDKCCLLERSKLSLEKECISLQAALETERREHSQGSETISDLMGRISALEEEARQQRQVLSKAETEKRQLQEKHTDLEKEMSNKEIDLTYKLKVLQQELEQEEASHKATRALLADKSKIKVTIEGAKSESMKELEQKLAEERAAKLRLENRILELEKHSSMMDCDYKQALQKLDELRRHKDRLTEEVKNLTLKIEQETQKRNLTQNDLKAQNQQLSSLRASEKQLKQEMNHLLDIKRSLEKQNQELRKERQDTDGQMKELQDQLEAEQYFSTLYKTQVRELKEECEERNKLYKDVQQSLQELQEERDSLAAQLEITLTKADSEQLARSIAEEQYSDLEKEKIMKELELKEMMARHRQELAEKDITISSLEEANRTLTSDVANLANEKEELNNKLSEAVEESEKSKDWEQQISQMKQAFEKQLQSERTLKTQAVNKLAEIMNRKEVRGGGSRRGNDTDMRRKEKENRKLQLELRSEKEKLNSSIIKYQKEINEMQAQLSDESQMRIELQMALDSKDSDIEQLRNLLQSLSVQSLDSASVNSGPEFDADDAYTETRLEGWLSLPVRNNTKKFGWEKKYVVVSSKKILFYNNEQDKEQSIPYMVLDIDKLFHVRPVTQTDVYRADAKEIPRIFQILYANEGESKKEPEEPLAIGEKSSYICHKGHEFIPTLYHFPTNCEACTKPLWNMFKPPPALECRRCHIKCHKDHMDKKEEIIAPCKVNYDVSTAKNLLLLAISQEEQQKWVSRLVKKIPKKPPPPEHFARSSPRASMKVQPSQSMRRPSRQLPNSKSSPRRSNGFKMRREESHSGHWYN from the exons gACTCCATAAACGCCCTGGTCTTAGACTTAGACTACCCTGCACTCCGCAAGAACAAAAACATCGAAACCTTCTTAAACAGAT ATGAGAAAGTCATTCGACAGACCAGAGACCTCCAGATGAAGTCTGAAGACTTTGACAGAGTTAAAGTCATCGGTCGAGGAGCGTTTGGTGAAGTCCAACTG GTCCGACATAAAGCATCTCAGAAGGTCTACGCCATGAAGCTACTGAGCAAGTTTGAGATGATCAAGCGCTCAGACTCGGCCTTCTTCTGGGAAGAGAGGGACATCATGGCCTTTGCCAACAGTCCCTGGGTCGTGCAG TTGTGCTGTGCCTTCCAAGATGAGCACTACCTCTACATGGTGATGGAGTACATGCCAGGAGGGGACCTAGTCAACCTCACCAGCACCTACGACGTGCCGGAGAAGTGGGCCAAGTTCTACACAGCAGAGGTGGTGATGGCCCTGGACGCCATTCACTCCATGGGCTTCATCCATCGGGACGTCAAGCCAGACAACATGCTGCTGGACAGACACGGGCACCTCAAGCTGGCCGACTTCGGCACGTGCATGAAGATGGACTCT ACCGGCATGGTGCACTGTGATACAGCTGTCGGGACCCCAGACTACATCTCTCCTGAGGTGCTGAAATCCCAGGGAGGTGATGGCTACTATGGGAGAGAGTGTGACTGGTGGTCCGTAGGGGTCTTCATCTTCGAGATGCTCGTTG GTGACACGCCGTTCTACGCGGACTCTCTGGTGGGAACCTACAGTAAGATCATGGACCATAAAAACTCCCTCAACTTCCCGGATGATGTGGAGATCTCCAAAGATGCCAAGAGTATCATCTGTGCCTTCCTGACTGACAG GGAGGTGCGATTGGGCAGAAATGGCGTGGAGGAAATCAAGCGACACCCTTTCTTCAGGAACGACCAGTGGACCTTCGACACCATCAGAGACA CGGTCGCCCCAGTGGTCCCAGAGCTGAGCAGCGACATAGACACCAGCAATTTTGATGAGATTGAAGAAGACAAAGGCGACGTAGAAACTTTCCCCACACCTAAGGCCTTTGTTGGAAACCAGCTGCCCTTTGTTGGCTTCACTTACTTCAAAGAAGACCA GTTACTGAATGCTTCGAACAATATCTCGGTGACTCACGACAATTCGAAAGGAGAG tCGGCAGCGCTGCAGAAGAAACTGCGTCACCTGGAGGTGCAGTTGAATAACGAGAAGCAGGTCAAAGATGAGACGGAGCAGAAATGCAG agctgTCAGTAGCCGCCTCGACAAAATCTCCAAAGAACTTGAGGAAGAG GTGAGCGGCAGAAAGAATCTGGAGTCCAGTCTGAGGcagctagagagagagaaagcccTGCTGCAGCACAAGAGCCTGGAGAGCCACCGCAAGGCCGAGAGCGAGGCCGACAGGAAGCGCTGCCTGGAGAATGAAG TCAACAGCCTTCGCGACCAGCTGGATGACATGAAGAGGAGAAACCAGAACTCACACATTTCCAATGAGAAGAACATTCACCTGCAGAAACAG CTGGAAGAAGCCAACACGCTGCTGCGGGCCGAGTCCGAGGCAGCGACGAGGCTCCGTAAAACCCAGACGGAGAGCAGCAAGCaggtgcagcagctggaggccaACGTGCGTGAGCTGCAGGACAAGTGCTGCCTGCTGGAGCGCAGCAAGCTGAGCCTGGAGAAGGAATGCATCAGCCTGCAGGCCGCGCtggagacggagaggagggagCACAGCCAGGGCTCAGAGACCATCAGCGACTTGATGG GACGTATCTCTGccctggaggaggaggcacgTCAGCAGAGACAGGTTCTGTCCAAAGCTGAGACTGAGAAGAGACAGCTTCAGGAGAAACACACCGACCTGGAGAAG GAGATGAGCAACAAGGAGATCGATCTGACCTACAAGCTGaaggtgctgcagcaggagctggagcaggaggaggcgtCTCATAAGGCCACCAGGGCACTGCTGGCAGACAAGAGCAAGATCAAAGTAACCATTGAGGGCGCCAAGTCAGAGTCCATGAAGG AGTTGGAGCAGAAGCTGGCGGAGGAGCGAGCAGCCAAACTGCGGTTGGAGAACAGAATACTTGAGCTGGAGAAGCACAGCAGCATGATGGACTGTGACTATAAACAGGCTCTGCAGAAACTCGATGAGCTGCGCAGACACAAGGACCGGCTAACTGAGGAG GTGAAGAATCTGACGCTGAAGATCGAGCAGGAAACCCAGAAGCGGAACCTGACTCAGAACGACCTGAAGGCCCAGAACCAGCAGCTCAGTTCCCTGCGAGCCTCCGAGAAGCAACTCAAGCAGGAAATGAATCACCTGCTGGACATCAAACGCAGCCTGGAGAAACAGAACCAAGAGCTGCGCAA agaaagacaggacaCAGACGGGCAAATGAAGGAATTGCAGGACCAGTTAGAAGCTGAACAGTATTTTTCT ACTCTGTATAAGACCCAGGTTCGTGAACTGAAGGAAGAGTGTGAGGAGAGGAACAAACTCTACAAAGATGTGCAGCAGTCTCTCCAGGAGCTCCAGGAGGAGAG AGATTCATTGGCAGCTCAGCTCGAGATCACACTGACAAAGGCTGACTCAGAGCAGCTTGCGCGCTCCATCGCTGAGGAGCAGTACTCAGacctggagaaggagaagataatgaaggagctggagctgaaggagaTGATGGCCCGCCATCGTCAGGAGCTAGCTGAGAAGGATATCACCATCAGCTCA CTGGAGGAAGCCAACAGGACCCTGACCAGTGATGTTGCTAACCTCGCCAATGAGAAGGAGGAGCTGAACAACAAACTGAGTGAAGCTGTGGAAG aATCAGAGAAGTCGAAGGATTGGGAGCAGCAGATCAGCCAGATGAAGCAGGCGTTTgagaagcagctgcagtcagagaggACGCTGAAAACTCAG gctgtcaATAAGCTGGCAGAGATCATGAACAGAAAGGAGGTTCGTGGCGGAGGCAGTCGCCGCGGTAACGACACAGACATGCGGcggaaggagaaggagaacaggaagctgcagttGGAGCTCAGGTCGGAGAAGGAAAAGCTCAACAGCTCCATCATCAAATACCAGAAAGAGATCAATGAAATGCAGGCG cAACTGTCGGATGAGAGCCAGATGCGTATCGAGCTGCAGATGGCTCTGGACAGTAAGGACAGTGACATCGAGCAGCTGAGGAACCTCCTGCAGTCGCTCAGCGTTCAATCACTGGACTCTGCCAGCGTCAACAGCGGCCCGGAGTTTGATGCTGACGATGCATACACAG AAACGAGGCTGGAGGGCtggctctctctccctgtgagAAACAACACCAAGAAGTTTGGATGGGAGAAAAAG TATGTTGTAGTGAGCAGCAAGAAGATTCTCTTCTACAACAACGAGCAAGACAAAGAGCAGTCCATTCCCTACATGGTGCTTGATATAGA CAAACTCTTCCATGTGAGGCCTGTCACTCAAACAGATGTGTACCGTGCTGACGCCAAAGAGATCCCCAGGATATTCCAG ATTCTTTATGCCAATGAGGGCGAGAGCAAAAAGGAGCCCGAGGAGCCACTGGCCATTGGTGAGAAGTCCAGCTACATCTGCCACAAGGGCCACGAGTTCATCCCCACGCTCTACCACTTCCCCACCAACTGCGAGGCGTGCACCAAGCCGCTGTGGAACATGTTCAAGCCGCCGCCGGCTCTCGAGTGCCGGCGCTGCCACATCAAGTGCCACAAGGACCACATGGACAAGAAGGAGGAGATCATCGCTCCATGCAAAG TGAACTATGACGTGTCGACGGCCAAGAACCTGCTGCTACTGGCCATATcccaggaggagcagcagaaatgGGTGAGCCGACTGGTCAAGAAGATTCCCAAGAAGCCTCCGCCGCCGGAACACTTTGCACGCTCCTCGCCACGCGCCTCCATGAAGGTCCAGCCCAGCCAGTCCATGAGGAGGCCCAGCCGACAGCTCCCCAACAGCAAGAGCAG CCCTCGCAGGTCAAATGGCTTCAAAATGAGGCGAGAAGAATCCCACAGTGGACACTGGTACAATTGA
- the rock2a gene encoding rho-associated protein kinase 2 isoform X1 — protein sequence MSLGAERRMETRLKRLEDMIRDPRSAVNLESLLDSINALVLDLDYPALRKNKNIETFLNRYEKVIRQTRDLQMKSEDFDRVKVIGRGAFGEVQLVRHKASQKVYAMKLLSKFEMIKRSDSAFFWEERDIMAFANSPWVVQLCCAFQDEHYLYMVMEYMPGGDLVNLTSTYDVPEKWAKFYTAEVVMALDAIHSMGFIHRDVKPDNMLLDRHGHLKLADFGTCMKMDSTGMVHCDTAVGTPDYISPEVLKSQGGDGYYGRECDWWSVGVFIFEMLVGDTPFYADSLVGTYSKIMDHKNSLNFPDDVEISKDAKSIICAFLTDREVRLGRNGVEEIKRHPFFRNDQWTFDTIRDTVAPVVPELSSDIDTSNFDEIEEDKGDVETFPTPKAFVGNQLPFVGFTYFKEDQLLNASNNISVTHDNSKGESAALQKKLRHLEVQLNNEKQVKDETEQKCRAVSSRLDKISKELEEEVSGRKNLESSLRQLEREKALLQHKSLESHRKAESEADRKRCLENEVNSLRDQLDDMKRRNQNSHISNEKNIHLQKQLEEANTLLRAESEAATRLRKTQTESSKQVQQLEANVRELQDKCCLLERSKLSLEKECISLQAALETERREHSQGSETISDLMGRISALEEEARQQRQVLSKAETEKRQLQEKHTDLEKEMSNKEIDLTYKLKVLQQELEQEEASHKATRALLADKSKIKVTIEGAKSESMKELEQKLAEERAAKLRLENRILELEKHSSMMDCDYKQALQKLDELRRHKDRLTEEVKNLTLKIEQETQKRNLTQNDLKAQNQQLSSLRASEKQLKQEMNHLLDIKRSLEKQNQELRKERQDTDGQMKELQDQLEAEQYFSTLYKTQVRELKEECEERNKLYKDVQQSLQELQEERDSLAAQLEITLTKADSEQLARSIAEEQYSDLEKEKIMKELELKEMMARHRQELAEKDITISSLEEANRTLTSDVANLANEKEELNNKLSEAVEESEKSKDWEQQISQMKQAFEKQLQSERTLKTQAVNKLAEIMNRKEVRGGGSRRGNDTDMRRKEKENRKLQLELRSEKEKLNSSIIKYQKEINEMQAQLSDESQMRIELQMALDSKDSDIEQLRNLLQSLSVQSLDSASVNSGPEFDADDAYTETRLEGWLSLPVRNNTKKFGWEKKYVVVSSKKILFYNNEQDKEQSIPYMVLDIDKLFHVRPVTQTDVYRADAKEIPRIFQILYANEGESKKEPEEPLAIGEKSSYICHKGHEFIPTLYHFPTNCEACTKPLWNMFKPPPALECRRCHIKCHKDHMDKKEEIIAPCKVNYDVSTAKNLLLLAISQEEQQKWVSRLVKKIPKKPPPPEHFARSSPRASMKVQPSQSMRRPSRQLPNSKSS from the exons gACTCCATAAACGCCCTGGTCTTAGACTTAGACTACCCTGCACTCCGCAAGAACAAAAACATCGAAACCTTCTTAAACAGAT ATGAGAAAGTCATTCGACAGACCAGAGACCTCCAGATGAAGTCTGAAGACTTTGACAGAGTTAAAGTCATCGGTCGAGGAGCGTTTGGTGAAGTCCAACTG GTCCGACATAAAGCATCTCAGAAGGTCTACGCCATGAAGCTACTGAGCAAGTTTGAGATGATCAAGCGCTCAGACTCGGCCTTCTTCTGGGAAGAGAGGGACATCATGGCCTTTGCCAACAGTCCCTGGGTCGTGCAG TTGTGCTGTGCCTTCCAAGATGAGCACTACCTCTACATGGTGATGGAGTACATGCCAGGAGGGGACCTAGTCAACCTCACCAGCACCTACGACGTGCCGGAGAAGTGGGCCAAGTTCTACACAGCAGAGGTGGTGATGGCCCTGGACGCCATTCACTCCATGGGCTTCATCCATCGGGACGTCAAGCCAGACAACATGCTGCTGGACAGACACGGGCACCTCAAGCTGGCCGACTTCGGCACGTGCATGAAGATGGACTCT ACCGGCATGGTGCACTGTGATACAGCTGTCGGGACCCCAGACTACATCTCTCCTGAGGTGCTGAAATCCCAGGGAGGTGATGGCTACTATGGGAGAGAGTGTGACTGGTGGTCCGTAGGGGTCTTCATCTTCGAGATGCTCGTTG GTGACACGCCGTTCTACGCGGACTCTCTGGTGGGAACCTACAGTAAGATCATGGACCATAAAAACTCCCTCAACTTCCCGGATGATGTGGAGATCTCCAAAGATGCCAAGAGTATCATCTGTGCCTTCCTGACTGACAG GGAGGTGCGATTGGGCAGAAATGGCGTGGAGGAAATCAAGCGACACCCTTTCTTCAGGAACGACCAGTGGACCTTCGACACCATCAGAGACA CGGTCGCCCCAGTGGTCCCAGAGCTGAGCAGCGACATAGACACCAGCAATTTTGATGAGATTGAAGAAGACAAAGGCGACGTAGAAACTTTCCCCACACCTAAGGCCTTTGTTGGAAACCAGCTGCCCTTTGTTGGCTTCACTTACTTCAAAGAAGACCA GTTACTGAATGCTTCGAACAATATCTCGGTGACTCACGACAATTCGAAAGGAGAG tCGGCAGCGCTGCAGAAGAAACTGCGTCACCTGGAGGTGCAGTTGAATAACGAGAAGCAGGTCAAAGATGAGACGGAGCAGAAATGCAG agctgTCAGTAGCCGCCTCGACAAAATCTCCAAAGAACTTGAGGAAGAG GTGAGCGGCAGAAAGAATCTGGAGTCCAGTCTGAGGcagctagagagagagaaagcccTGCTGCAGCACAAGAGCCTGGAGAGCCACCGCAAGGCCGAGAGCGAGGCCGACAGGAAGCGCTGCCTGGAGAATGAAG TCAACAGCCTTCGCGACCAGCTGGATGACATGAAGAGGAGAAACCAGAACTCACACATTTCCAATGAGAAGAACATTCACCTGCAGAAACAG CTGGAAGAAGCCAACACGCTGCTGCGGGCCGAGTCCGAGGCAGCGACGAGGCTCCGTAAAACCCAGACGGAGAGCAGCAAGCaggtgcagcagctggaggccaACGTGCGTGAGCTGCAGGACAAGTGCTGCCTGCTGGAGCGCAGCAAGCTGAGCCTGGAGAAGGAATGCATCAGCCTGCAGGCCGCGCtggagacggagaggagggagCACAGCCAGGGCTCAGAGACCATCAGCGACTTGATGG GACGTATCTCTGccctggaggaggaggcacgTCAGCAGAGACAGGTTCTGTCCAAAGCTGAGACTGAGAAGAGACAGCTTCAGGAGAAACACACCGACCTGGAGAAG GAGATGAGCAACAAGGAGATCGATCTGACCTACAAGCTGaaggtgctgcagcaggagctggagcaggaggaggcgtCTCATAAGGCCACCAGGGCACTGCTGGCAGACAAGAGCAAGATCAAAGTAACCATTGAGGGCGCCAAGTCAGAGTCCATGAAGG AGTTGGAGCAGAAGCTGGCGGAGGAGCGAGCAGCCAAACTGCGGTTGGAGAACAGAATACTTGAGCTGGAGAAGCACAGCAGCATGATGGACTGTGACTATAAACAGGCTCTGCAGAAACTCGATGAGCTGCGCAGACACAAGGACCGGCTAACTGAGGAG GTGAAGAATCTGACGCTGAAGATCGAGCAGGAAACCCAGAAGCGGAACCTGACTCAGAACGACCTGAAGGCCCAGAACCAGCAGCTCAGTTCCCTGCGAGCCTCCGAGAAGCAACTCAAGCAGGAAATGAATCACCTGCTGGACATCAAACGCAGCCTGGAGAAACAGAACCAAGAGCTGCGCAA agaaagacaggacaCAGACGGGCAAATGAAGGAATTGCAGGACCAGTTAGAAGCTGAACAGTATTTTTCT ACTCTGTATAAGACCCAGGTTCGTGAACTGAAGGAAGAGTGTGAGGAGAGGAACAAACTCTACAAAGATGTGCAGCAGTCTCTCCAGGAGCTCCAGGAGGAGAG AGATTCATTGGCAGCTCAGCTCGAGATCACACTGACAAAGGCTGACTCAGAGCAGCTTGCGCGCTCCATCGCTGAGGAGCAGTACTCAGacctggagaaggagaagataatgaaggagctggagctgaaggagaTGATGGCCCGCCATCGTCAGGAGCTAGCTGAGAAGGATATCACCATCAGCTCA CTGGAGGAAGCCAACAGGACCCTGACCAGTGATGTTGCTAACCTCGCCAATGAGAAGGAGGAGCTGAACAACAAACTGAGTGAAGCTGTGGAAG aATCAGAGAAGTCGAAGGATTGGGAGCAGCAGATCAGCCAGATGAAGCAGGCGTTTgagaagcagctgcagtcagagaggACGCTGAAAACTCAG gctgtcaATAAGCTGGCAGAGATCATGAACAGAAAGGAGGTTCGTGGCGGAGGCAGTCGCCGCGGTAACGACACAGACATGCGGcggaaggagaaggagaacaggaagctgcagttGGAGCTCAGGTCGGAGAAGGAAAAGCTCAACAGCTCCATCATCAAATACCAGAAAGAGATCAATGAAATGCAGGCG cAACTGTCGGATGAGAGCCAGATGCGTATCGAGCTGCAGATGGCTCTGGACAGTAAGGACAGTGACATCGAGCAGCTGAGGAACCTCCTGCAGTCGCTCAGCGTTCAATCACTGGACTCTGCCAGCGTCAACAGCGGCCCGGAGTTTGATGCTGACGATGCATACACAG AAACGAGGCTGGAGGGCtggctctctctccctgtgagAAACAACACCAAGAAGTTTGGATGGGAGAAAAAG TATGTTGTAGTGAGCAGCAAGAAGATTCTCTTCTACAACAACGAGCAAGACAAAGAGCAGTCCATTCCCTACATGGTGCTTGATATAGA CAAACTCTTCCATGTGAGGCCTGTCACTCAAACAGATGTGTACCGTGCTGACGCCAAAGAGATCCCCAGGATATTCCAG ATTCTTTATGCCAATGAGGGCGAGAGCAAAAAGGAGCCCGAGGAGCCACTGGCCATTGGTGAGAAGTCCAGCTACATCTGCCACAAGGGCCACGAGTTCATCCCCACGCTCTACCACTTCCCCACCAACTGCGAGGCGTGCACCAAGCCGCTGTGGAACATGTTCAAGCCGCCGCCGGCTCTCGAGTGCCGGCGCTGCCACATCAAGTGCCACAAGGACCACATGGACAAGAAGGAGGAGATCATCGCTCCATGCAAAG TGAACTATGACGTGTCGACGGCCAAGAACCTGCTGCTACTGGCCATATcccaggaggagcagcagaaatgGGTGAGCCGACTGGTCAAGAAGATTCCCAAGAAGCCTCCGCCGCCGGAACACTTTGCACGCTCCTCGCCACGCGCCTCCATGAAGGTCCAGCCCAGCCAGTCCATGAGGAGGCCCAGCCGACAGCTCCCCAACAGCAAGAGCAG ttaA